One Candidatus Paceibacterota bacterium genomic window carries:
- the tsf gene encoding translation elongation factor Ts, with the protein MSIQITTEQIKELRDATGISVMQCKHALEEAEGDMKKALAILKKTSSDIALKKVNRAVSEGRVAIKVKNEDETNKAVLISLLCETDFVAKNEDFVALLETLANKALEEGVEKIKMDAKDIINPIIQKTGENIQLGDVYEVMGSVLGNYVHNNKTGVIVSLEGGNAELAKDVAMHITAMKPEYITEAEITDDAKKTMQEIFEKEVANVDKPAEIKKKMLDGKMATYFKEKTLVNQIFIKDGEITVGKLLENNHAKIKEVKVCSI; encoded by the coding sequence ATGTCAATACAAATAACAACTGAACAGATAAAGGAATTAAGAGATGCCACGGGCATCTCAGTAATGCAATGCAAACACGCTCTCGAAGAAGCTGAGGGTGATATGAAAAAAGCTCTGGCTATCCTAAAAAAGACTAGTTCGGACATCGCATTAAAGAAAGTCAATCGCGCAGTCTCTGAGGGAAGAGTGGCAATAAAAGTCAAAAATGAAGACGAAACGAATAAAGCAGTATTGATTTCCCTGCTTTGCGAAACTGATTTCGTCGCTAAAAACGAAGACTTTGTGGCCTTGCTTGAAACTCTCGCCAATAAAGCATTAGAGGAAGGAGTGGAAAAAATAAAAATGGATGCAAAAGATATAATAAATCCCATAATTCAAAAAACTGGAGAAAATATTCAATTGGGCGATGTGTACGAAGTAATGGGGAGCGTGTTGGGAAATTATGTCCACAACAATAAGACAGGGGTGATTGTTTCATTAGAAGGAGGCAATGCAGAGCTCGCAAAAGATGTAGCCATGCACATAACCGCCATGAAACCAGAATATATTACAGAAGCAGAAATAACTGACGATGCTAAAAAAACAATGCAAGAGATTTTCGAAAAAGAAGTTGCTAATGTCGACAAGCCTGCAGAAATAAAGAAAAAGATGTTGGATGGAAAAATGGCAACCTATTTCAAAGAAAAAACCTTAGTTAACCAAATATTTATAAAAGATGGAGAGATAACAGTGGGCAAGCTTCTAGAAAATAATCACGCAAAAATCAAAGAAGTAAAGGTTTGTTCAATATAA
- the rpsB gene encoding 30S ribosomal protein S2, with product MQKTEIKKGADTIIEKMFKAGAHYGYSKTRRHPSVSRYIYATKNKGDIIDLEKTNELLNQATEFMKNLGAKNKVVLFVGTKPEAKVATKEIAEMLKMPYVAERWIGGTLSNFTEIKKKIIELENYQKDKIGGGLDKYTKKERVVIAKKMEKLARYYTGLLGLKKAPDALFIIDAKSEHIATTEARKSGIKVISLVNSDSNIKGIDYPIVANDSGMPSIKFFTTAIADAYKEGQASVPVN from the coding sequence ATGCAAAAAACGGAAATCAAAAAGGGTGCGGATACAATCATCGAAAAGATGTTCAAGGCCGGAGCGCATTATGGTTATAGTAAAACACGAAGACATCCTTCCGTGTCTAGATATATCTACGCTACAAAAAACAAAGGAGACATAATCGACCTTGAAAAAACAAACGAACTTTTAAATCAAGCGACAGAATTTATGAAAAATTTGGGAGCAAAAAACAAAGTGGTGCTTTTTGTCGGCACTAAACCTGAAGCGAAGGTTGCGACAAAAGAAATCGCAGAAATGTTAAAAATGCCTTACGTTGCGGAAAGATGGATCGGTGGCACTCTCTCTAATTTTACAGAAATTAAGAAGAAAATTATCGAATTGGAAAATTATCAGAAGGATAAAATTGGCGGCGGGCTTGATAAATATACTAAAAAAGAAAGAGTGGTAATAGCAAAAAAAATGGAAAAATTGGCAAGGTATTACACTGGCCTACTGGGATTAAAGAAAGCTCCAGACGCGTTGTTTATAATAGACGCCAAAAGTGAACACATCGCAACCACAGAAGCCAGAAAGTCTGGTATCAAGGTCATCTCTTTGGTGAATTCTGATTCAAATATCAAAGGAATTGACTACCCTATCGTGGCAAATGACTCGGGCATGCCATCCATTAAATTTTTCACTACTGCAATTGCCGATGCCTATAAGGAAGGGCAAGCTAGCGTACCAGTGAATTAA
- a CDS encoding type II toxin-antitoxin system HicB family antitoxin: MSKLKLKKLKFPVIIEKDESGFFVGVVPSLRSCYTQAKTLPELYKRLQEVVSLSLEVEKKLFKTTITTNQFIGVQNMEFVS, translated from the coding sequence ATGAGTAAATTAAAGTTAAAAAAATTAAAATTTCCAGTTATAATAGAAAAAGATGAATCTGGTTTTTTTGTCGGTGTCGTACCTTCTTTGAGAAGTTGTTACACACAAGCAAAAACTCTTCCAGAACTTTATAAACGCTTGCAAGAAGTTGTTTCTCTTTCGCTGGAAGTTGAAAAAAAACTTTTTAAAACAACCATCACAACTAATCAATTTATCGGAGTGCAAAATATGGAATTTGTGAGTTAA
- a CDS encoding type II toxin-antitoxin system HicA family toxin yields the protein MPKLVPISTSKIIKILKRLGFEEVRIKGSHHFFIHPITKKSTTISVHSNEVLGVGILKIILRDIDLSLDEYDKLRLRI from the coding sequence ATGCCTAAGCTAGTTCCTATTTCTACATCTAAAATTATTAAAATTCTTAAGCGACTTGGTTTTGAAGAAGTTAGAATAAAAGGTAGTCATCATTTTTTTATTCATCCTATCACTAAAAAATCTACAACTATTTCTGTTCATTCCAATGAAGTTTTGGGAGTTGGTATTTTAAAAATTATATTGCGAGATATAGACTTGTCTTTGGATGAATATGACAAGTTGAGATTGCGTATATAA
- a CDS encoding His/Gly/Thr/Pro-type tRNA ligase C-terminal domain-containing protein produces MRQSKLFTKTRKEAPADETSKNAELLTRGGFIHKEMAGVYTFLPLGLRVLKKIENIIREEMNAIGGTEMRTSVFQNKEVWEKSNRWDDEVVDNWFKTKLKNGGEVGLSFTNEEAYSNILKQYVSSYKDLPLYLYDFKNIFRNETRSKSGIMRGREFYWKALYSFSKNDEEHNIFYEKAKAAYKNIFKRVGIGHLTYMTFASGGSFSKFSHEFQTITSVGEDTIYLDENSGIAINKEVYNDEIVKELKLKKENLVEKRAVEVGNIFSLGTKFSAPFDLKYKNENGEDKLVVMGSYGIGLGRLMGTVVETLSDDRGIIWPESIAPFKLHLLVLGEDKIVLKEAEKIYQSLIKADIAVLFDDRAGLSAGEKFSDADLLGMPYRAVISARSMKDLSSGGIELKKRTEEKGKMVTLEELIKTCSTNFTN; encoded by the coding sequence ATGAGACAATCTAAACTTTTTACAAAAACAAGAAAAGAGGCGCCAGCGGACGAGACATCAAAAAACGCTGAGCTCTTAACCCGTGGTGGTTTTATACATAAAGAGATGGCGGGGGTTTACACTTTTTTACCTTTAGGGTTGCGGGTTTTAAAAAAAATTGAAAACATTATCAGAGAAGAAATGAACGCAATTGGTGGAACCGAGATGAGAACCTCTGTGTTTCAAAATAAGGAAGTATGGGAAAAATCCAACAGATGGGATGACGAGGTTGTAGATAATTGGTTTAAAACAAAATTAAAAAATGGAGGAGAAGTTGGTCTTTCTTTTACAAATGAAGAAGCTTATTCAAATATTTTAAAACAATATGTAAGTTCATACAAAGATTTGCCGCTTTATTTATATGATTTTAAGAATATTTTTAGAAATGAAACAAGAAGCAAATCTGGAATTATGCGAGGTAGGGAATTTTATTGGAAGGCATTATATTCATTCTCAAAAAATGACGAAGAACATAATATTTTTTATGAAAAAGCTAAAGCAGCTTACAAAAATATTTTCAAAAGAGTCGGGATCGGTCATTTGACCTACATGACTTTTGCCTCCGGGGGAAGTTTTTCAAAATTTTCTCATGAATTTCAAACGATAACTTCTGTCGGGGAAGATACCATTTATTTAGATGAAAATTCAGGCATTGCTATAAATAAAGAAGTTTATAATGATGAAATTGTAAAAGAGCTAAAGCTGAAAAAAGAAAATTTAGTTGAAAAAAGAGCGGTAGAAGTGGGAAACATTTTTTCACTTGGGACAAAGTTTTCAGCTCCTTTTGATTTAAAATATAAAAATGAAAATGGAGAAGATAAATTAGTAGTGATGGGTAGTTATGGTATTGGTCTGGGACGTTTAATGGGTACGGTAGTAGAAACTCTTTCGGACGACAGAGGTATAATTTGGCCGGAATCTATCGCGCCATTTAAATTACATCTTCTTGTTTTAGGTGAAGATAAAATAGTTTTAAAAGAAGCAGAAAAGATTTATCAGAGTTTAATAAAAGCTGATATTGCAGTTTTGTTCGATGATCGCGCGGGCTTGTCGGCTGGAGAAAAATTTTCTGATGCGGATTTGCTTGGCATGCCTTACCGTGCGGTTATCTCGGCAAGGAGTATGAAAGACTTATCTTCTGGGGGTATAGAATTGAAAAAACGCACAGAAGAAAAAGGGAAAATGGTAACTTTGGAAGAATTAATAAAAACATGTTCGACAAATTTTACAAATTAA
- a CDS encoding rod shape-determining protein: protein MFDKFYKLISNDIGIDLGTSNTLVYLKGHGIVINEPSVVAVNIKTNQILAVGMQAKEMLGRTPGHIKAIRPLVDGVISDFEVTEEMLSYLINKADKMSKKFARPRVLVGVPSCTTNVETRAVYDAARSAGAREVFLVEEPMAAAIGIRLPIKDPVGSMIIDIGGGTTDIAVISLGGIVKSKNLKIAGDRLNNDIISYMRDEFKILIGERTAEMVKIAIGSVIPGEYMETEVHGRDLLTGLPREVVVTDSDIREAISLSIKGLIDGVKDMLESAPPEILSDIMHRGITLSGGGALLHGLGELLQKVLKIPVYVVEDPLSAVARGTGVIFDDVPLYKDVLIRNQDELPPR, encoded by the coding sequence ATGTTCGACAAATTTTACAAATTAATTTCTAATGACATCGGAATAGACTTGGGGACATCTAATACCTTGGTATATTTGAAAGGTCATGGGATTGTAATAAATGAGCCGTCTGTCGTGGCTGTAAACATCAAGACGAATCAAATTTTGGCAGTGGGAATGCAAGCGAAAGAAATGCTTGGACGCACTCCGGGGCACATAAAAGCTATCCGCCCGCTAGTGGATGGCGTTATCTCTGATTTCGAAGTTACCGAAGAAATGCTTTCTTATTTGATAAACAAAGCGGATAAAATGTCTAAAAAATTTGCCCGACCGAGAGTTCTCGTCGGAGTGCCGTCCTGCACGACGAATGTGGAAACTCGGGCTGTGTATGATGCTGCCAGGAGCGCTGGGGCCAGGGAAGTTTTCTTGGTAGAAGAGCCGATGGCGGCGGCTATTGGAATAAGGCTCCCAATTAAAGACCCTGTAGGCTCGATGATCATAGATATCGGCGGAGGCACGACGGATATTGCTGTCATTTCTCTGGGAGGAATCGTAAAATCAAAAAATTTAAAAATAGCCGGCGATAGATTGAATAATGACATCATCTCTTATATGCGGGATGAGTTTAAAATTTTGATTGGGGAGCGAACTGCGGAAATGGTAAAAATAGCCATTGGTTCGGTGATTCCCGGAGAATATATGGAAACAGAAGTTCATGGACGGGATCTTTTAACCGGGCTTCCGCGTGAAGTGGTAGTCACAGATTCGGATATTCGCGAAGCAATTTCTTTGTCCATCAAAGGTTTGATAGATGGCGTGAAGGATATGTTGGAATCAGCTCCACCGGAGATTTTATCTGACATAATGCATCGCGGAATTACCTTATCTGGCGGGGGGGCTTTACTTCACGGACTCGGAGAACTTTTACAAAAAGTTCTTAAAATTCCGGTTTATGTTGTGGAAGATCCGCTTTCAGCTGTAGCCCGCGGAACCGGAGTAATTTTTGACGACGTCCCGCTTTATAAAGATGTTTTGATTAGAAATCAAGATGAGCTACCTCCTAGATAA
- a CDS encoding rod shape-determining protein MreC — protein MSYLLDKKIKRNKIFKITLGVVVLIILFYFRLNIFNGLSFVGQVFFRPILVVGQNIGQKFNNIGSYFVSKNSLSLENQNLKDQISASAADRANYDSVVAENVSLKETLGRKDPKVNIVLSAILAKPNQSLYDTLLIDAGTAQGIKTGDIVFALGNIPIGRVDLVYDNSSKIILFSNPGEKTQAVVSSKNIFMELVGRGGGNFEMILPRDFVLQKGDQIVMPGITPNVLAIAQTIISDPRDPFIKALLVSPVNVQELKFVEVEI, from the coding sequence ATGAGCTACCTCCTAGATAAAAAAATAAAAAGAAATAAGATTTTTAAAATTACGTTGGGCGTTGTTGTTCTGATTATTTTATTCTATTTTAGATTAAATATTTTTAATGGGCTTTCTTTTGTCGGTCAAGTTTTTTTTCGTCCCATTTTAGTTGTGGGGCAGAATATAGGCCAAAAATTTAATAATATCGGTTCATATTTTGTTTCAAAAAATTCTCTTTCTTTAGAAAATCAAAATCTTAAAGATCAAATATCGGCAAGTGCAGCTGACAGAGCCAACTATGATTCTGTCGTAGCAGAGAATGTAAGCCTCAAAGAGACCTTGGGAAGAAAAGATCCGAAAGTAAATATAGTTCTCTCTGCTATTTTAGCTAAACCCAATCAAAGTCTTTACGACACGCTTCTCATCGACGCAGGCACGGCGCAAGGCATAAAAACAGGAGACATAGTTTTTGCTTTAGGGAATATACCTATAGGGCGCGTGGATTTAGTTTATGATAATTCCTCTAAGATTATCTTATTTTCAAACCCAGGGGAAAAAACACAGGCAGTTGTTTCTAGTAAAAACATTTTTATGGAATTAGTTGGACGAGGCGGAGGAAATTTTGAAATGATTTTGCCGAGAGATTTTGTTTTACAAAAAGGAGATCAAATCGTAATGCCTGGCATTACTCCGAATGTTTTAGCTATCGCGCAAACAATAATTTCCGATCCTCGAGATCCTTTTATAAAAGCATTGCTCGTGAGCCCAGTGAATGTACAGGAACTTAAATTTGTGGAAGTGGAGATTTAA